Below is a window of Candidatus Baltobacteraceae bacterium DNA.
GAAAGGTCGCGTAGAGCTTGTTAAATTCGAGAGCCATCTTTTGGCGAACTCGGCGCTCGTCGGCGACCGAGAAGGCCTCCGCGAGCGCCCGCATCGCGCCATCGTAGTCACCCTTGCCGGTCGAAAAGGTCGCGAGTGCTCCAAGGCTCGTCGCGCGGGCATAGTCGCTCTGGCCCGACAACGAGAGAAATTCGTTCCGGGAAGACGCAAATCTCTCCGCATCAAAAACGATCGCGGCCACGGCCATCGCCATTGCGGCGATCGGCGCGCGATCGGCTTCCGCCAAGGCTTTTCGCCGGTAACGTTCGTAGACCAAAAAGACCTCGTTGGGATTTTCTATCGCGATAAGAAACGCCTGATAGAGCGCCACAAGTGGGCCTATGCCGTCAACAATATCGGCCGCATCTGCTAGCCGAAGGGCGTTATCGAGCATTGTTGGTGCTTCGAGTGCGCGATCGAGGCTTCGGAGCGCGACACCGTATCGCATGTAGAAATCCACGAACCGATCCCTGGGCACGTTCTTCATCGACAGGGCTCGTTCGCACGCGCCGACCACGGCCGTCCAAGCGTTCTGATTAAAGGCGGTATCGGCAAGGAGGTAGAGAGCCTCAAACGCCCCATCGCGATCCCCGCAGGCAATCGTCTGTTGAACCAGGCGTTCGATCTCATCGAGTTGGAGTTCGTGAATCGAACGCAACGCCTCGATGATCCGCGTCCGGAGCGGAACTTCAAATTCGATCGTCGCCGACACGGCATCGGCGATTAGGTGGTGGCTAAAACGCAGATCGGGGCCATCCGGCGCGAGAAACGAACGTGCGGCGCCTTCCAGTAACCGGGCAACTTGTCGCGCATCGGGATAGAGCTTAAAGATAAGCCGGAACTCGATCGGTTCGCCGATGAGGGCGCAGAGCTGAAGAAATTCACGCTCCTCCGGTACCATTCGTTCGATACGTTTGGCGATGAGCGAGAGCGTGCTTTGGTCGCTCCAGGATTCGGCCGCGCCGTTGCGGGCCACGTCCTCGCAGAGCGTTAGCAGCGTCAGCGGGTTGCCGCGACCTTGGTACACGATCGTGTCAACCGCGACTTCCGGCAACTGCGGAAGCTGGATCCGAACGAGCCGTTGGGCGTCTACTTGACTCAGCGGGCCGAGGTCGATCGCGGTTTGACTCTGCGGCATTGCCGGATTGTGTTCGCCGCTACGCTCCGCGCCGATCAATGCGAGCGTGCCCATGGAGAAATGTTCCGCCAGGGCGCGCAACACCGACGCGCTTTGCCGGTCTATCCACTGCGCGTCGTCGCAAGCAATCAAAACGCGGTAATCGGCGGCGACTCCCTCTAAGAGTCGAGAAACGATCTCGACGCAGTTTTCTTGGTTGAGCCCGCTTGGCTGCGTCGGCATTCCGAAGAGGGCCGCGAAGCCTGGATCGAGCGCGGCTAACTCGTCCCTCAACCCGCTGGCGTATCGCCCGATATCGGTGCCCAGCCGGCGCAGCACCGCAGCGGTAATTCGGATCGCTACAACATACGGGCTATCGCTCTGAACCTCGTGGCATGCAACGCTTACGGCAAACCATCCGCTCTGCGAGCACGACGTCACCAACTCGGCGAGAAAGCACGACTTGCCCACACCGGGAGGGCCCGAAACGCGGAGAAGTATCGGTTCGGCGTAGCCGCCGCCCCGATCGAGCATACTCTTCGCGCGTGCAAATTCGCGATCTCTTCCAATCATTGAATCGACAAATGGCGACTCGTGCCGGCAGTTCCCGTCACGATCGAGTAGCGGAAGGTTCCTCGATCGATTGCCTCAAGCACCGCGCACGCTTCGTAGCGCAACGATCCGGCAATCTCGGGATGCCACTCTTTCGTCAGGACGATCTCGCCATAGTAGCCTCGCGCGAATGCAGACGCCCGCTGTGTATAGTCGATGACTGCGGCGTTGGCGAATCCCCGGGGTTCGGGAACCTCCATAGCGCGTAACGATGCGGCCGTCACAACGAATCGACCACCGGGCCGAAGCGCACGAGCGACTGTATCGGCAAGTTCGCAATCGACGATGCCGTTTGTCGTCACCTCGATCGCAAGAACCGCATCGTATGCGTGCACCCAATCGCGATCTCGAAAGTCTGCTTGAATAAAACAGCCATCGGGCACGTGCTTGCGCGCGGCCTCCAGGGCCTCGACGGCGCGATCGCAGCCGGTGTAGTCAACCCCGCTGGCAACGCGTTGAAGGAACCGTCCGGCGAAGCCGCGCCCGCATCCGATATCCAGGAGCGCGGCGCCGCGTTCGACGCCCAACATTTCCATAACATCGGTCATCATCGCGTCGTCGACCGCGGACATTCGACCCATGCCGCTCGGCTGGCCGGCGCGGGCAGCGCACGCGTCGAGGAGCGCGTCGTTTAGACGCGTGTGAAGGCGACGGTATGCCACCTGTCTCACGAGCGTGTCGAAAAATCTCACGTGCAGGGGGATTGTTCGCTCGCGAGCACCGAAACCCAGCCTAGCTACTTGCCTTTCCAAAGGAGCTTCCAATGCCGCTGAGCCCGGATCAAGAAAAAGCCGCCGCCACCAAATATCTGGATATCGTCGCCAAAGATCCAGCTGCGCGCGAGCGTTTCATCGATCTCAAACAGGGCGACGAAAAGCTGGTCGCCGCCGAGATCAGCAAAACGGTCGGAATGGAAGTCCATCCGGAGAATCTACGCGGGATGGCGACTCATCTTTATGCGCATCACAGCGAAGCGGTCGAGAAACTCCATCACGAATTCCCAGCTATGGCGTCGTTTGTCCTCGAAGATATCTAGACAATTTCAAGCATGCGTCGAATGAGTTGCGTGCGCGATGCAATCCGCAGTTTCCCAAAGATATTCGTAAGGTGAACTTCAACCGTTCTTTCGCTCAAGAACAGCGATTCGGCGACCTGACGATTCGTCAGACCGTCGCTTACTAGTCTAGCAACCTCGTTCTCGCGGCGGGTAAGCCCACCCCGCTCCGGGAATTTTGCCGCACCTAAAGCGACCGGGACCCGCTTCAACCCGAGTTTCGTCAGAAGGCTGACCTGATTTTCAGAGGCGATACCCGCCTCTTCAGCCGCGTATGAGGCGAAAAAACTAGCGCCTAAAGCCTCGAACTCTTGAGCCGCTACGCTAAGTAGTGATTTTGCATCTTGGCAACACAGGGACTTGCTCGCGATACCACGAGCAAGGGTCCACTGTGCGAGCGCCCACCGCGAAAGGTCCTTAGTTGCCGGAGTTTCGGCGAGCACTTTAAGACTTTCCGGGGACTTCTGGCGAGCCGCCGCTAGTGCCATGCCCAGTGGAATAAAACCGACATCTG
It encodes the following:
- a CDS encoding AAA family ATPase; amino-acid sequence: MIGRDREFARAKSMLDRGGGYAEPILLRVSGPPGVGKSCFLAELVTSCSQSGWFAVSVACHEVQSDSPYVVAIRITAAVLRRLGTDIGRYASGLRDELAALDPGFAALFGMPTQPSGLNQENCVEIVSRLLEGVAADYRVLIACDDAQWIDRQSASVLRALAEHFSMGTLALIGAERSGEHNPAMPQSQTAIDLGPLSQVDAQRLVRIQLPQLPEVAVDTIVYQGRGNPLTLLTLCEDVARNGAAESWSDQSTLSLIAKRIERMVPEEREFLQLCALIGEPIEFRLIFKLYPDARQVARLLEGAARSFLAPDGPDLRFSHHLIADAVSATIEFEVPLRTRIIEALRSIHELQLDEIERLVQQTIACGDRDGAFEALYLLADTAFNQNAWTAVVGACERALSMKNVPRDRFVDFYMRYGVALRSLDRALEAPTMLDNALRLADAADIVDGIGPLVALYQAFLIAIENPNEVFLVYERYRRKALAEADRAPIAAMAMAVAAIVFDAERFASSRNEFLSLSGQSDYARATSLGALATFSTGKGDYDGAMRALAEAFSVADERRVRQKMALEFNKLYATFHHKGCSAIERFLPDISARYRFESDDLFAVRMLDAAFLIATGSWTIALERFESFYRSDMAVPRRAQLLVVPAIVGALTGASTAWDAEMVQVGQLLLAGRYARSAKQFLPWVLARLHQPGLERWLRDLVSEVAEHPPWIVDVAYFPLGLSVWAARRRHSEVLAFLAGPTESVDRSRWAVAHWNLMREHARVAGGSRRDPARARAIDAELQHLDAPMFAALAAHLTGTPSSEQCHLLEAAGVIPGSTRAGAAVVNTKDSSGLTRREVEIARKVGEGLANRQIAESLVLSERTVEVHVSNIFAKVHVSSRAQLVRWLLER
- a CDS encoding class I SAM-dependent methyltransferase, with translation MRFFDTLVRQVAYRRLHTRLNDALLDACAARAGQPSGMGRMSAVDDAMMTDVMEMLGVERGAALLDIGCGRGFAGRFLQRVASGVDYTGCDRAVEALEAARKHVPDGCFIQADFRDRDWVHAYDAVLAIEVTTNGIVDCELADTVARALRPGGRFVVTAASLRAMEVPEPRGFANAAVIDYTQRASAFARGYYGEIVLTKEWHPEIAGSLRYEACAVLEAIDRGTFRYSIVTGTAGTSRHLSIQ